The following are encoded in a window of Telmatobacter sp. DSM 110680 genomic DNA:
- a CDS encoding riboflavin synthase — MFTGIIEQTGTLVSVTDRGGVRRITVEAPGIANRLREGDSLAISGVCLTALDVDPTYFHADLAQETLDRTSLGVLNPGAKVNLELPTAAGSPLGGHVVQGHVDGTGIMTALEPVIPESSPHFNRETTDWTLKVRIPENVRQWMVHKGSVAIEGISLTIAGIEDDTISIAILPLTYWRTNLHALAVGAPVNVEADVLVKLAYQQMQSTKKPELNLTESWLVANGY, encoded by the coding sequence ATGTTCACCGGAATCATCGAGCAGACCGGCACCCTCGTGAGCGTTACCGATCGCGGCGGCGTTCGCCGGATCACCGTCGAAGCACCCGGCATCGCCAACCGCCTACGCGAAGGCGACTCCCTCGCCATCTCCGGAGTCTGTCTGACAGCACTCGATGTGGACCCAACTTACTTCCATGCTGACCTCGCGCAGGAAACTCTTGATCGCACATCACTCGGCGTACTCAACCCCGGCGCAAAAGTAAATCTCGAGTTGCCCACCGCCGCCGGCAGTCCCCTTGGCGGCCACGTTGTTCAGGGTCACGTAGACGGCACCGGCATCATGACAGCTCTCGAGCCCGTCATCCCAGAATCCAGCCCCCACTTCAATCGCGAAACCACTGACTGGACACTCAAAGTCCGCATCCCTGAGAATGTCCGCCAATGGATGGTCCACAAAGGCTCCGTAGCCATCGAAGGCATCAGCCTCACCATCGCTGGAATCGAAGACGACACGATATCCATAGCCATCCTGCCGCTCACCTACTGGCGCACCAACCTCCACGCGCTTGCCGTAGGCGCTCCCGTCAACGTCGAGGCAGACGTCCTGGTAAAGCTTGCTTACCAACAGATGCAATCAACGAAAAAACCGGAACTCAACCTGACTGAATCATGGTTGGTCGCCAACGGGTATTAA
- the ggt gene encoding gamma-glutamyltransferase, with product MNSRKFVVTCLAFVFSAFCLSAQDRSYGRSVVATQYGIVATSQVAASQAGARVLEQGGSAIDAAIAANAVLNVTEPTSNGMGGDLFAIYWDVKTGKLYGLNASGWAPKTLTIEHLRGKGITEMPQEGIDSVTVPGVVDGWVKLHERWGRRPWRELFQPAIFYADHGFAVGEIIHAWWEGDTKGLMTNPESQRVFLPGGKAPAAGEVFRNPDVARAFRLVADQGEAAFYKGEIAKAILKTSDELGGTMTADDLAAYSAEWVEPIHTTYRDWTVYELPPNGDGIAALEMLNIMERAQPDPAGPHSPGELHDRIEAMKLAYADVKAYDGDPRFGKIPVEQLLSKQFAAKRAALIDPLRANCTVAPGALGTSDTTYFSVVDREGNILSIIQSNYNNFGSNVTVQGMGFALQNRGGLFSLDSKSPNALSGRKRPFHTIIPAFMQHGDEHIGFGIMGGLNQPLAHAQFVSNVVDYHMNIQAAMEEPRFTDRQQLGCRIVIESRVTQPTLDALTKMGHVLQVHPDYTSQMGRGQAVLHNSATGMNFGASDPRADGAAVPEQPDFAKP from the coding sequence ATGAACTCACGCAAGTTTGTTGTTACGTGTCTTGCTTTTGTATTCAGTGCTTTCTGTTTGTCAGCGCAGGATCGGTCGTATGGGCGATCGGTGGTGGCTACGCAATACGGGATTGTGGCTACGAGCCAGGTGGCGGCTTCGCAGGCGGGAGCGCGGGTGCTGGAGCAGGGAGGTTCGGCGATTGATGCGGCGATTGCAGCCAACGCTGTGCTCAACGTTACGGAGCCAACTTCAAACGGCATGGGTGGAGACTTGTTTGCCATCTACTGGGATGTGAAGACCGGCAAGCTATATGGACTGAATGCGAGCGGGTGGGCACCGAAGACGCTGACTATCGAGCATCTGCGCGGGAAGGGCATTACGGAGATGCCGCAGGAAGGGATCGACTCTGTCACCGTGCCAGGGGTGGTGGATGGATGGGTGAAGCTGCATGAGCGCTGGGGAAGGCGGCCGTGGCGCGAATTGTTTCAGCCGGCGATTTTTTATGCGGATCATGGATTCGCGGTGGGAGAGATTATTCATGCCTGGTGGGAAGGCGACACCAAGGGGCTGATGACCAATCCGGAGAGCCAGCGGGTTTTTCTGCCTGGCGGAAAGGCTCCGGCGGCCGGCGAGGTGTTTCGCAATCCTGATGTTGCGCGTGCGTTCAGGCTGGTTGCTGACCAGGGTGAGGCAGCGTTTTACAAGGGCGAGATCGCGAAGGCGATTTTGAAGACGTCAGACGAGCTGGGTGGGACGATGACGGCTGACGATCTTGCTGCGTATTCGGCGGAGTGGGTTGAGCCGATCCACACAACGTATCGCGACTGGACTGTGTATGAGTTGCCGCCGAATGGAGACGGCATTGCCGCGCTGGAGATGCTGAACATCATGGAGCGGGCGCAGCCTGATCCGGCGGGTCCGCACAGTCCCGGCGAACTGCACGATCGCATCGAGGCGATGAAGCTGGCGTATGCGGATGTGAAGGCGTATGACGGTGATCCGCGATTCGGGAAGATTCCGGTAGAGCAGTTGCTGTCGAAGCAATTTGCGGCGAAGCGGGCGGCGTTGATCGATCCTCTGCGTGCAAACTGCACGGTTGCGCCGGGTGCGCTTGGTACGAGCGATACGACGTATTTCAGCGTTGTGGATCGGGAGGGCAATATTCTTTCGATCATTCAGAGCAATTACAACAATTTTGGATCGAACGTGACGGTGCAGGGCATGGGATTCGCTCTGCAGAATCGCGGGGGATTGTTTTCGCTGGATTCGAAATCACCGAATGCGCTGTCGGGTCGGAAGCGACCATTTCACACGATTATTCCGGCGTTTATGCAGCATGGCGATGAGCATATCGGTTTCGGGATTATGGGCGGCTTGAATCAGCCATTGGCGCATGCGCAGTTTGTGTCGAATGTAGTGGATTACCACATGAACATCCAGGCGGCGATGGAAGAGCCGCGCTTCACGGACAGGCAACAACTTGGTTGCAGGATTGTGATTGAGTCACGCGTGACGCAACCGACGCTTGATGCGCTGACGAAGATGGGGCATGTGCTGCAGGTGCATCCTGACTATACGTCGCAGATGGGGCGTGGACAGGCGGTGCTTCACAACAGTGCGACGGGGATGAACTTTGGGGCGTCGGATCCGCGTGCGGATGGGGCGGCTGTTCCGGAGCAGCCGGATTTTGCGAAGCCGTAG
- the ribD gene encoding bifunctional diaminohydroxyphosphoribosylaminopyrimidine deaminase/5-amino-6-(5-phosphoribosylamino)uracil reductase RibD, with translation MSTSEKDIYWMQRALELARRGIGVTSPNPAVGCVILDRAGQVIGEGWHEYDLRDHAEVVALNEARQHALTYQKEDRLKGGTAYITLEPCNHTGRTGPCTEALIASGLARVVAATGDPNPSVTGHGMERLRAAGIATSLGVCEPEARRINEGFARWIQHKRPLVLMKVAMTLDGRIAPPPGQHTAREPYWITSEQARAAVQPLRWQADAALTGVDTVLADDPMLTDRSGLRRRRPLLRVVLDSALRMPLDCKMVRDVQNDVVIFTVSKDEARINELRNRGIRVEVLPAEAGRVPLSKLFDKLGEEGILTVLTETGTRLNTALLASGMVDRVHLFVAPQIMGSDAVPAFKGMPKAIQMAEVEVERYGNDLGLRSLLRDPWPKHQ, from the coding sequence ATGAGCACATCAGAAAAAGACATCTACTGGATGCAGCGCGCCCTCGAACTAGCCCGTCGCGGCATCGGTGTCACTTCCCCCAACCCCGCCGTCGGCTGCGTGATCCTCGACCGCGCCGGGCAGGTCATAGGCGAAGGCTGGCATGAATACGACCTCCGCGATCACGCCGAAGTCGTTGCCCTCAACGAAGCCAGGCAACATGCCCTCACGTATCAGAAAGAGGACCGTCTCAAAGGCGGTACCGCCTACATCACCCTCGAGCCCTGCAATCACACCGGCCGCACCGGCCCCTGTACAGAAGCACTAATTGCGTCAGGACTAGCCCGCGTCGTTGCCGCCACTGGCGATCCCAATCCCTCGGTCACCGGTCACGGCATGGAACGCCTGCGCGCGGCAGGCATTGCAACCTCACTCGGAGTCTGCGAACCCGAAGCCCGACGCATCAACGAAGGCTTTGCCCGCTGGATCCAGCACAAGCGTCCTCTGGTTCTCATGAAAGTTGCCATGACCCTCGACGGCCGCATCGCACCACCTCCGGGCCAGCACACCGCCCGCGAGCCTTACTGGATCACCAGCGAACAAGCCCGCGCCGCAGTCCAGCCCCTTCGCTGGCAAGCGGACGCTGCACTCACCGGTGTCGATACAGTTCTTGCCGACGACCCCATGCTCACCGATCGCAGCGGTCTCCGCCGTCGTCGCCCCCTGTTACGCGTCGTGCTCGATTCAGCCCTCCGAATGCCCCTCGACTGCAAAATGGTGCGCGATGTCCAGAACGACGTTGTCATCTTCACCGTCTCGAAAGACGAAGCCCGCATCAACGAACTCCGCAACCGCGGCATCCGCGTCGAAGTCCTCCCAGCTGAAGCGGGCCGTGTTCCTTTAAGCAAGCTCTTCGACAAACTTGGCGAAGAAGGCATTCTCACCGTCCTCACCGAAACCGGCACCCGCCTCAACACAGCCCTGCTCGCCAGTGGAATGGTCGACCGCGTGCACCTCTTCGTAGCCCCGCAGATCATGGGCTCCGACGCCGTCCCCGCCTTCAAAGGCATGCCCAAGGCGATCCAGATGGCCGAAGTAGAAGTGGAGCGCTACGGCAACGATCTAGGCCTCCGCTCGCTGCTCCGCGACCCATGGCCAAAGCACCAATAG
- the ftsY gene encoding signal recognition particle-docking protein FtsY has protein sequence MITLFTGYDEEDKKKAQESEGGEEEQKSGFFSRMRQAVTRTRETFSTRINDIVALTREVDESSLEELETALIMSDIGVQTTTEILDALRERARRQAIEGGAELRDLLKTQIRGILEAPMRPVADPSAPPKVTFLVGVNGTGKTTTSGKLAAWYRAQDKTVLLCAADTFRAAAIEQLEVWASRSGVEMIKTRQGGDPAAVLYDAASAAKARNIAELIVDTAGRLHTKSGLMDELDKMRRTASKLIPGAPHEVLLVMDATTGQNGLQQARQFTQSAGATGIVLTKLDGTAKGGIAVAIARELNLPVRFVGVGEQMSDLLEFSPEAFVDALLG, from the coding sequence ATGATTACGTTATTTACCGGCTACGACGAAGAAGATAAAAAGAAAGCACAGGAATCCGAGGGCGGCGAAGAAGAACAGAAGTCCGGCTTCTTCTCGCGTATGCGCCAGGCCGTCACGCGCACCCGCGAGACCTTTTCCACGCGCATCAACGACATCGTCGCGCTCACCCGCGAAGTCGATGAGTCTTCTCTTGAAGAATTGGAAACCGCGCTCATCATGAGCGACATCGGTGTGCAGACCACCACCGAAATCCTCGATGCCCTCCGCGAACGCGCTCGCCGTCAAGCCATCGAAGGTGGCGCGGAACTGCGCGATCTGCTCAAGACCCAGATCCGCGGAATCCTTGAAGCCCCGATGCGCCCCGTCGCAGACCCCTCCGCTCCTCCCAAGGTCACCTTCCTCGTTGGAGTCAACGGAACCGGCAAGACCACCACCAGCGGCAAGCTGGCCGCGTGGTATCGAGCGCAGGATAAAACCGTGCTCCTCTGCGCCGCAGATACCTTCCGCGCCGCAGCCATTGAACAGCTTGAAGTCTGGGCCAGCCGCAGCGGCGTAGAAATGATCAAAACCCGCCAGGGCGGCGACCCTGCTGCCGTACTCTACGACGCGGCCAGTGCGGCCAAGGCCCGCAACATCGCCGAACTCATCGTCGACACCGCCGGTCGCCTCCACACCAAGTCCGGCCTCATGGATGAGCTGGACAAAATGCGCCGCACCGCATCGAAGCTAATCCCCGGCGCCCCTCACGAAGTGCTCCTCGTAATGGACGCCACCACCGGCCAGAACGGCCTGCAACAAGCGCGTCAGTTCACGCAATCCGCCGGCGCCACCGGCATTGTGCTAACCAAGCTAGACGGCACCGCCAAAGGCGGAATCGCAGTAGCCATCGCCCGTGAACTCAATCTCCCCGTAAGGTTTGTTGGCGTAGGCGAGCAGATGAGCGACCTGCTGGAGTTCTCTCCCGAAGCCTTCGTAGACGCCCTGCTCGGCTAG
- a CDS encoding exo-alpha-sialidase — protein sequence MSQVRVLVGTKKGAFVLTSDGKRDKWDVSGPFFAGWEIYHMKGSPVDPERIYVSQTSGWFGQLLQASTDGGKTWFQPGVKAEDATPQWPPVKSNRFTYDQSPETGKPLTTHQWYDGTQHPWEFKRVWHLEPSLTDPNTVYAGVEDAAIFKSTDGGESWHEMPGLRGHGTGPDWQPGAGGMCLHSIILDPSNPERIFIAISAAGAFRTDDGGKTWKPINKGLYSKYIPNPTAEIGHCVHHIAMNPKRPGTLFMQKHWDVMRSDDAGDNWTKISGNLPTDFGFVIDVNTNEPETVYVVPIKSDSEHFPLDGKLRVYRSKRGGNEWEELAKGLPEKDCYVNVLRDAMAVDKLDKCGVYFGTTGGQVYVSPDGGDSWKAIVHDLPAVLSVEVQTLA from the coding sequence ATGAGTCAGGTACGTGTGCTGGTTGGAACCAAAAAGGGTGCTTTCGTTCTTACTTCGGATGGCAAGCGGGACAAGTGGGATGTGAGCGGTCCGTTTTTTGCGGGCTGGGAGATCTACCACATGAAGGGTTCGCCAGTAGATCCCGAGCGCATTTACGTTTCGCAAACGAGCGGATGGTTTGGCCAGCTACTGCAGGCTTCGACGGATGGCGGCAAAACATGGTTCCAGCCCGGCGTGAAGGCGGAAGACGCGACGCCGCAGTGGCCGCCGGTGAAGAGCAACCGGTTCACGTATGACCAGTCGCCGGAGACGGGCAAGCCGCTGACCACGCACCAGTGGTATGACGGCACGCAGCATCCGTGGGAGTTCAAGCGCGTGTGGCACCTGGAGCCGTCGCTAACCGATCCGAATACGGTGTACGCAGGAGTGGAAGACGCGGCGATCTTCAAATCGACGGACGGCGGAGAAAGCTGGCACGAAATGCCGGGATTGCGCGGACACGGCACGGGGCCCGACTGGCAGCCGGGAGCGGGCGGAATGTGTTTGCACTCGATCATTCTCGATCCGAGCAATCCAGAACGGATCTTTATTGCGATTTCGGCGGCGGGGGCGTTCCGTACGGATGATGGCGGAAAGACATGGAAGCCAATCAACAAGGGGTTGTACTCGAAGTACATTCCGAATCCAACGGCCGAGATCGGGCACTGCGTGCATCACATCGCGATGAATCCGAAACGGCCCGGAACTCTTTTCATGCAGAAGCACTGGGACGTCATGCGATCAGACGATGCGGGCGATAACTGGACGAAGATCAGCGGCAACCTGCCCACCGATTTTGGGTTTGTAATTGACGTAAATACGAATGAGCCGGAGACGGTGTACGTGGTGCCAATCAAGAGCGACTCTGAGCATTTTCCGCTGGATGGGAAACTACGGGTTTATCGCAGCAAACGCGGTGGCAATGAGTGGGAGGAACTGGCGAAGGGACTGCCCGAAAAGGACTGCTATGTGAACGTGCTGCGAGATGCCATGGCGGTGGACAAACTGGATAAGTGCGGCGTGTATTTCGGCACGACGGGCGGGCAGGTGTATGTTTCGCCGGATGGCGGCGACTCATGGAAGGCGATTGTGCATGATCTGCCGGCAGTTTTGTCCGTGGAAGTACAGACACTGGCGTAA
- a CDS encoding MoaD/ThiS family protein has product MSKVVVQIPYHLRNLARVDGDVTLEVASRVTIRSVLDALEARYPMLCGTIRDHDTLQRRPFLRFFACEEDLSHQSPDAPLPEAVASGKEPLLIVGAIAGG; this is encoded by the coding sequence ATGAGCAAGGTGGTGGTGCAGATTCCTTATCACCTGCGCAACCTCGCACGAGTAGATGGAGATGTGACGCTGGAAGTCGCGTCGCGGGTTACGATTCGCTCGGTGCTGGATGCGCTCGAGGCTCGGTATCCGATGCTGTGCGGAACGATTCGCGATCACGACACGCTGCAGCGGCGGCCGTTTCTGCGCTTCTTTGCATGCGAAGAGGATCTATCGCATCAGTCGCCAGATGCGCCGCTGCCGGAAGCTGTCGCCTCGGGCAAAGAACCGCTCTTGATTGTTGGCGCAATTGCGGGTGGCTAG
- a CDS encoding SRPBCC domain-containing protein, with product MNANLSSPSNFLTRRNALSKIVAGVATLTACAAHAQPSQQPAEEKPCTSPNQARTTIHYVLDFKTSPEKFYQAILDAKQFANFSGMPATIDAAQGGTILMFGGLIQGRNIELVPNQRIVQAWRPASWDPGAYSIVHFELKPSAAGTSLTFDHTGFASGLFDHLDWGWKNRYWTPLKKYFSQS from the coding sequence ATGAACGCTAACCTATCTTCGCCCTCAAACTTTCTTACGCGCCGCAATGCACTCAGCAAGATCGTTGCCGGTGTCGCTACCCTCACTGCCTGTGCCGCTCACGCTCAGCCATCCCAGCAACCCGCCGAAGAAAAGCCGTGCACGTCTCCCAATCAGGCGCGTACGACAATCCACTATGTGCTCGATTTCAAGACAAGCCCGGAAAAGTTTTACCAGGCGATCCTCGATGCGAAACAGTTTGCTAATTTCTCCGGCATGCCAGCCACGATCGACGCTGCGCAAGGCGGGACAATCTTGATGTTTGGCGGACTCATCCAGGGCCGCAACATCGAACTCGTACCCAACCAGCGCATAGTCCAAGCGTGGCGCCCAGCATCATGGGATCCGGGTGCCTATTCCATCGTCCATTTCGAATTGAAACCGTCAGCCGCCGGAACAAGCCTCACGTTTGACCACACCGGCTTCGCATCCGGGCTATTCGACCATCTCGATTGGGGCTGGAAGAATCGCTACTGGACTCCACTGAAAAAATACTTCTCCCAGTCTTGA
- a CDS encoding NAD(P)H-dependent glycerol-3-phosphate dehydrogenase, producing MSRIVILGAGAWGTAIALSLTRRGGHDVTLWAHNEQEAQVINSARENTLFLPGFPLPDELTITAEMAPIETAEILVSVIPSEFLRSTLHRIKSHLHNGQFVVSATKGIEKETHCRMTQVISQTLEPAGLLLSIGAFSGPSFAIEVAQGQPTAVTVAFSDPQIAVLIQQEFSSETLRLYSSTDVIGVELGGALKNVIAIAAGVAAGVGLGHNSTAALITRGIAEITRLAVACGGQRETLAGLSGIGDLVLTCTGSLSRNRTVGQALGQGRKLPEILESLGGKVAEGVLTSRAALGLAREHGIEMPITEQMELILEEGKDPREAIRQLMLRPGKGEH from the coding sequence ATGAGCCGGATCGTCATACTGGGCGCCGGAGCATGGGGCACTGCTATCGCGCTTTCTCTCACTCGCCGCGGTGGTCACGACGTGACCCTTTGGGCACACAATGAGCAGGAAGCGCAGGTGATCAACTCTGCGCGCGAGAACACCCTTTTCCTCCCCGGGTTTCCTCTGCCGGATGAACTCACCATCACCGCCGAAATGGCGCCCATCGAAACGGCAGAGATTCTAGTCTCCGTCATTCCCTCCGAGTTTCTGCGCTCTACGCTCCATCGGATCAAGAGCCATCTCCACAACGGGCAGTTTGTCGTCAGCGCCACCAAGGGAATCGAAAAAGAAACCCACTGCCGCATGACTCAGGTGATCTCTCAAACCCTTGAGCCCGCCGGCCTGCTTCTCTCCATCGGCGCGTTTTCAGGCCCAAGTTTTGCCATCGAGGTTGCGCAGGGGCAGCCCACAGCCGTCACCGTAGCTTTCAGCGATCCACAAATCGCAGTTCTCATTCAGCAGGAATTCTCTTCTGAGACGTTACGTCTCTACAGTTCCACTGATGTGATCGGCGTCGAACTCGGCGGAGCACTCAAAAACGTCATCGCCATCGCTGCTGGAGTAGCAGCTGGCGTAGGCCTCGGGCACAACTCTACAGCTGCACTCATCACGCGCGGCATCGCGGAAATCACCCGCCTCGCCGTTGCATGCGGCGGACAGAGAGAGACCCTCGCTGGACTCAGCGGAATCGGCGACCTGGTGCTCACCTGCACCGGATCGCTCTCGCGTAACCGCACCGTTGGCCAGGCGCTGGGACAAGGCCGCAAACTACCCGAAATCCTCGAAAGCCTCGGCGGAAAAGTTGCCGAAGGCGTGTTGACTTCACGCGCTGCGTTGGGTTTGGCTCGCGAGCACGGCATCGAGATGCCAATCACAGAACAGATGGAATTGATTCTTGAAGAAGGAAAAGATCCCCGCGAGGCGATTCGCCAACTAATGCTACGCCCCGGCAAAGGCGAACACTGA
- the plsY gene encoding glycerol-3-phosphate 1-O-acyltransferase PlsY codes for MAIAYLLGSIPVGYLLVKLFRHEDIRSVGSGNIGATNVLRSGGKGLGAATFLLDVLKGATAVALGAWITSLLSHFISFRDAEAIAAVSAVIGHMFPVWLRFRGGKGVATGFGVFLVAAPWAALSAIALFTLVLLITRYVSLASILGAASFPIFAWFMVRGEKSALFIAAQIIVSLMIILKHHQNIGRLLAGTESRFGTRTHERKPA; via the coding sequence GTGGCGATAGCTTACCTGCTCGGATCCATTCCGGTGGGCTATCTCCTCGTCAAGCTTTTTCGCCATGAAGACATTCGATCCGTTGGCAGCGGCAATATCGGCGCCACCAATGTGCTCCGTTCCGGAGGAAAAGGCCTCGGCGCCGCGACCTTTCTGCTCGACGTACTGAAAGGCGCAACGGCGGTCGCTCTGGGCGCCTGGATCACGTCCTTGCTTTCGCACTTCATCTCGTTCCGTGACGCAGAAGCCATCGCCGCCGTCTCTGCCGTTATAGGGCACATGTTCCCCGTCTGGCTGCGCTTTCGTGGAGGTAAGGGAGTCGCCACCGGCTTTGGCGTCTTTCTTGTCGCCGCACCCTGGGCGGCACTTTCCGCCATCGCGCTCTTCACCCTCGTCCTGCTCATCACCCGTTACGTCTCGCTTGCCTCGATCCTCGGCGCAGCCAGTTTTCCTATCTTCGCGTGGTTCATGGTTCGCGGTGAAAAATCCGCACTCTTTATCGCTGCACAAATCATCGTCTCCCTCATGATCATCCTCAAGCACCATCAGAACATTGGCCGTCTCCTCGCCGGAACAGAAAGTCGATTCGGCACGCGCACTCACGAAAGGAAACCCGCATGA
- a CDS encoding DJ-1/PfpI family protein — protein MRGRDVYVFVFDGVADWESAFAIAGINNPQFQRVPGRYRVVTVGCSIHPVTTMGGMRILPDISVAEIEINRAAMLILPGGGLWTDDNCAHILDVGRRFRIRGIPVAAISEATLALARAGMLDDFHHTSNSREYLAATGYHGVAFYCDVPAIADEGLITASGFASVGFAREIFRELGLYAQPSLDAWYALLRFGDASRYSDVLTCASR, from the coding sequence ATGAGAGGTCGCGACGTTTACGTATTCGTCTTCGACGGAGTGGCAGACTGGGAGTCAGCGTTCGCCATCGCCGGAATCAATAATCCCCAATTCCAACGCGTGCCCGGCCGCTATCGCGTCGTAACCGTCGGATGCTCCATTCATCCCGTCACCACGATGGGCGGCATGCGCATCCTGCCCGATATATCTGTCGCTGAAATCGAAATCAATCGCGCAGCGATGCTCATTCTCCCCGGGGGCGGTCTCTGGACAGATGACAACTGTGCCCACATTCTCGATGTGGGCCGCCGCTTCCGCATCCGTGGCATCCCTGTGGCAGCCATCAGCGAAGCGACCCTTGCGCTGGCTCGCGCTGGCATGCTCGACGACTTCCACCACACCAGCAACAGCCGCGAATATCTTGCTGCAACCGGATATCACGGTGTTGCCTTCTACTGCGATGTTCCCGCCATCGCCGACGAGGGCCTGATTACCGCATCTGGATTTGCGTCCGTAGGATTCGCACGCGAAATCTTTCGCGAGCTCGGCCTCTACGCCCAGCCGTCGCTTGATGCCTGGTATGCGCTTCTGCGTTTTGGTGATGCCTCACGCTACTCCGACGTGCTCACATGTGCCAGCCGGTGA
- a CDS encoding YafY family protein, protein MKADRLMSVLLLLQARGQVTERELAEQLEVSQRTIHRDLESLSASRIPVSAVRGAQGGWQLEKGWRTNVPGLNEAELNALLMAQPRTLGNTRLTTAAQSALNKLMAAMPEPMKAQAAHLRQRLHVDPTGWRDTGEDLSMLAAVQDAVARDRRLSFDYTRADGEQSARTVDPLGLVSKGLTWYLVARTADGMRTFRVARMQRVTVLAVGFERPARFDLEEHWKSSTAELNRKRAGYRVILSLTEDAARRVQTWCVAKPVAPGSGARKALEGRVTLQVDFDNDREARFIVLGLGSAVRVVEPESLRQWVEDEARAVADTAKRD, encoded by the coding sequence ATGAAGGCGGATCGGTTGATGTCGGTGCTGCTTCTGCTGCAGGCACGGGGGCAGGTGACCGAGCGGGAATTAGCCGAGCAGCTTGAGGTTTCGCAGCGCACGATTCATCGCGATCTTGAATCGCTGAGTGCTTCGCGCATTCCAGTCTCTGCGGTTCGCGGGGCGCAGGGTGGCTGGCAGCTTGAGAAGGGCTGGCGAACGAATGTCCCAGGACTGAATGAGGCGGAACTAAATGCGCTGTTGATGGCACAGCCTCGCACGCTGGGGAATACGCGGCTTACAACCGCGGCGCAGAGCGCTTTGAATAAATTGATGGCCGCGATGCCGGAGCCGATGAAGGCGCAGGCGGCACATCTGCGGCAACGCCTGCACGTGGATCCGACGGGCTGGCGCGATACGGGCGAGGACCTGTCGATGCTGGCGGCAGTGCAGGACGCAGTGGCGCGCGATCGCAGGTTGTCGTTTGACTACACGCGCGCTGACGGCGAGCAGTCCGCGCGCACGGTTGATCCGCTGGGACTGGTGTCGAAGGGACTGACCTGGTACCTGGTAGCGCGGACGGCGGATGGAATGAGGACGTTTCGGGTGGCGCGAATGCAGAGGGTGACAGTGCTGGCGGTGGGATTTGAGCGTCCGGCACGGTTCGATCTCGAGGAGCACTGGAAGTCGTCGACTGCGGAACTAAATCGCAAGAGGGCAGGCTATCGGGTGATTCTTTCGCTGACAGAGGATGCTGCAAGACGGGTGCAGACGTGGTGCGTGGCTAAACCGGTTGCCCCGGGAAGCGGAGCGCGCAAGGCGCTGGAGGGACGGGTCACGCTGCAAGTTGATTTCGACAATGACCGGGAGGCGCGCTTCATTGTTCTAGGGCTCGGGTCGGCGGTGCGCGTTGTCGAGCCTGAATCGCTGCGACAGTGGGTGGAGGACGAGGCGAGGGCAGTGGCTGATACCGCGAAAAGAGATTGA
- a CDS encoding GYD domain-containing protein, which produces MPSYLVQVAYTSEAMAAMIKKPHDRASVVGKAVAKLGGSLKEAWLTFGDYDTVVLVEMPDNVSAAAFAMAISAGGSCSAVKTTPLLSIEEGITAMKKAAGSGYKPVAGK; this is translated from the coding sequence ATGCCCAGTTATCTTGTACAGGTTGCGTATACGTCGGAAGCCATGGCGGCGATGATCAAAAAGCCGCATGACCGTGCGTCGGTTGTCGGCAAGGCAGTCGCAAAGCTTGGAGGTTCGCTGAAGGAGGCGTGGCTGACCTTTGGCGACTACGACACGGTTGTGCTGGTGGAGATGCCGGATAACGTGAGCGCAGCAGCCTTCGCGATGGCAATCAGCGCGGGTGGTTCGTGCAGCGCGGTGAAGACGACTCCACTGCTCTCCATCGAAGAGGGCATTACCGCGATGAAGAAGGCGGCTGGATCGGGTTACAAGCCGGTTGCGGGAAAGTAA